The following are from one region of the Chiloscyllium punctatum isolate Juve2018m chromosome 46, sChiPun1.3, whole genome shotgun sequence genome:
- the LOC140468000 gene encoding keratin, type I cytoskeletal 18-like isoform X2: MAGNYRTQSIYNSSGGSVRRSRPMQSSMSMYQFATRPSISTSVYSGGMGIGVGSGAGYSSTSLALGRSAGGLASSSSAMLLGGSALTSNEKNTLQNLNERLAAFLGRVKSLEESNKELERQIRECGTRSIVGFDWSIYDQTLKPIQKEILDAVLQNSQIALEIDNAKLAAEDFKNKYESELALKQSVENDILGLRQLKDNYQSLQACLVDEIAQLEDEIAFLKKDHEEQLRNLRQQKTSDIDVQVDTGPSVDLAAKLQEMRDSYATIADQNKKDLDNWYQEQVQIQVTQTTQANLASDGVKAELTELHNQLQVLETDYSSLLGALKGLENNLMNVESRYDMELQKEQTIIAQLEGELGRIRSNILAQTEEYKNLLNIKMNLEKEIQQYRVLLSGGSESLGNPGISISSLGGKGTEGTTTIITKTLK; encoded by the exons ATGGCAGGGAATTATCGAACCCAGTCCATCTACAACAGCAGCGGCGGCAGTGTCCGCCGTTCGAGACCCATGCAATCCTCAATGAGCATGTATCAGTTTGCAACCAGACCATCCATCTCTACCTCGGTCTACAGCGGGGGCATGGGCATCGGAGTGGGCTCGGGGGCCGGCTACAGCAGCACCTCCCTGGCTCTCGGCCGCTCGGCCGGCGGGCTGGCTTCTTCTAGCAGCGCGATGTTGCTGGGTGGCAGCGCCCTGACATCCAACGAGAAGAACACCCTGCAGAACCTGAATGAACGCCTGGCCGCTTTCCTGGGCCGGGTCAAGTCTCTGGAAGAGTCCAACAAAGAGCTGGAGAGGCAGATCCGAGAGTGCGGCACCAGGAGCATCGTGGGCTTCGACTGGTCCATCTACGACCAGACCCTCAAACCCATCCAGAAGGAG ATTCTCGATGCTGTGTTGCAGAATTCCCAGATTGCACTGGAGATCGATAACGCTAAACTGGCAGCTGAAGACTTTAAGAACAA GTACGAATCCGAGCTGGCGCTGAAACAGTCTGTGGAGAATGATATTCTTGGACTCCGCCAACTGAAGGACAACTACCAGTCTTTACAGGCTTGTCTGGTGGATGAGATTGCTCAGCTGGAGGACGAGATTGCCTTCTTAAAGAAGGACCATGAAGAG CAACTGAGGAACCTGCGACAGCAGAAGACTTCAGATATCGATGTCCAAGTTGACACTGGTCCTTCTGTTGATTTGGCTGCGAAACTGCAGGAAATGAGAGATAGTTACGCCACGATTGCAGATCAGAATAAAAAAGATTTGGACAATTGGTACCAGGAGCAG GTACAGATCCAAGTCACACAGACCACACAGGCTAACCTGGCTTCTGATGGGGTGAAGGCTGAGCTTACTGAATTACATAATCAGTTGCAGGTCTTGGAAACTGACTATAGCTCCTTGCTCGGCGCT CTGAAGGGCCTGGAGAATAATCTGATGAACGTTGAGTCCAGATATGACATGGAGCTGCAGAAAGAACAGACAATAATTGCACAGCTCGAGGGAGAGCTGGGACGAATCAGGAGCAACATCCTTGCGCAGACAGAGGAATACAAGAATCTGCTGAACATCAAGATGAATCTGGAGAAGGAGATTCAGCAGTACAGGGTTCTTCTAAGTGGAGGCAGTGAAAG cctgGGGAATCCTGGCATCTCTATCTCATCATTAGGTG GGAAGGGCACAGAAGGAACAACTACGATTATCAC AAAAACGTTGAAGTGA
- the LOC140468000 gene encoding keratin, type I cytoskeletal 18-like isoform X1, translating into MAGNYRTQSIYNSSGGSVRRSRPMQSSMSMYQFATRPSISTSVYSGGMGIGVGSGAGYSSTSLALGRSAGGLASSSSAMLLGGSALTSNEKNTLQNLNERLAAFLGRVKSLEESNKELERQIRECGTRSIVGFDWSIYDQTLKPIQKEILDAVLQNSQIALEIDNAKLAAEDFKNKYESELALKQSVENDILGLRQLKDNYQSLQACLVDEIAQLEDEIAFLKKDHEEQLRNLRQQKTSDIDVQVDTGPSVDLAAKLQEMRDSYATIADQNKKDLDNWYQEQVQIQVTQTTQANLASDGVKAELTELHNQLQVLETDYSSLLGALKGLENNLMNVESRYDMELQKEQTIIAQLEGELGRIRSNILAQTEEYKNLLNIKMNLEKEIQQYRVLLSGGSESLGNPGISISSLGGKGTEGTTTIITTTKMEREKR; encoded by the exons ATGGCAGGGAATTATCGAACCCAGTCCATCTACAACAGCAGCGGCGGCAGTGTCCGCCGTTCGAGACCCATGCAATCCTCAATGAGCATGTATCAGTTTGCAACCAGACCATCCATCTCTACCTCGGTCTACAGCGGGGGCATGGGCATCGGAGTGGGCTCGGGGGCCGGCTACAGCAGCACCTCCCTGGCTCTCGGCCGCTCGGCCGGCGGGCTGGCTTCTTCTAGCAGCGCGATGTTGCTGGGTGGCAGCGCCCTGACATCCAACGAGAAGAACACCCTGCAGAACCTGAATGAACGCCTGGCCGCTTTCCTGGGCCGGGTCAAGTCTCTGGAAGAGTCCAACAAAGAGCTGGAGAGGCAGATCCGAGAGTGCGGCACCAGGAGCATCGTGGGCTTCGACTGGTCCATCTACGACCAGACCCTCAAACCCATCCAGAAGGAG ATTCTCGATGCTGTGTTGCAGAATTCCCAGATTGCACTGGAGATCGATAACGCTAAACTGGCAGCTGAAGACTTTAAGAACAA GTACGAATCCGAGCTGGCGCTGAAACAGTCTGTGGAGAATGATATTCTTGGACTCCGCCAACTGAAGGACAACTACCAGTCTTTACAGGCTTGTCTGGTGGATGAGATTGCTCAGCTGGAGGACGAGATTGCCTTCTTAAAGAAGGACCATGAAGAG CAACTGAGGAACCTGCGACAGCAGAAGACTTCAGATATCGATGTCCAAGTTGACACTGGTCCTTCTGTTGATTTGGCTGCGAAACTGCAGGAAATGAGAGATAGTTACGCCACGATTGCAGATCAGAATAAAAAAGATTTGGACAATTGGTACCAGGAGCAG GTACAGATCCAAGTCACACAGACCACACAGGCTAACCTGGCTTCTGATGGGGTGAAGGCTGAGCTTACTGAATTACATAATCAGTTGCAGGTCTTGGAAACTGACTATAGCTCCTTGCTCGGCGCT CTGAAGGGCCTGGAGAATAATCTGATGAACGTTGAGTCCAGATATGACATGGAGCTGCAGAAAGAACAGACAATAATTGCACAGCTCGAGGGAGAGCTGGGACGAATCAGGAGCAACATCCTTGCGCAGACAGAGGAATACAAGAATCTGCTGAACATCAAGATGAATCTGGAGAAGGAGATTCAGCAGTACAGGGTTCTTCTAAGTGGAGGCAGTGAAAG cctgGGGAATCCTGGCATCTCTATCTCATCATTAGGTG GGAAGGGCACAGAAGGAACAACTACGATTATCAC CACCACCAAGATGGAAAGAG AAAAACGTTGA
- the LOC140468000 gene encoding keratin, type I cytoskeletal 18-like isoform X3, whose amino-acid sequence MAGNYRTQSIYNSSGGSVRRSRPMQSSMSMYQFATRPSISTSVYSGGMGIGVGSGAGYSSTSLALGRSAGGLASSSSAMLLGGSALTSNEKNTLQNLNERLAAFLGRVKSLEESNKELERQIRECGTRSIVGFDWSIYDQTLKPIQKEILDAVLQNSQIALEIDNAKLAAEDFKNKYESELALKQSVENDILGLRQLKDNYQSLQACLVDEIAQLEDEIAFLKKDHEEQLRNLRQQKTSDIDVQVDTGPSVDLAAKLQEMRDSYATIADQNKKDLDNWYQEQVQIQVTQTTQANLASDGVKAELTELHNQLQVLETDYSSLLGALKGLENNLMNVESRYDMELQKEQTIIAQLEGELGRIRSNILAQTEEYKNLLNIKMNLEKEIQQYRVLLSGGSEREGHRRNNYDYHHHQDGKRKTLK is encoded by the exons ATGGCAGGGAATTATCGAACCCAGTCCATCTACAACAGCAGCGGCGGCAGTGTCCGCCGTTCGAGACCCATGCAATCCTCAATGAGCATGTATCAGTTTGCAACCAGACCATCCATCTCTACCTCGGTCTACAGCGGGGGCATGGGCATCGGAGTGGGCTCGGGGGCCGGCTACAGCAGCACCTCCCTGGCTCTCGGCCGCTCGGCCGGCGGGCTGGCTTCTTCTAGCAGCGCGATGTTGCTGGGTGGCAGCGCCCTGACATCCAACGAGAAGAACACCCTGCAGAACCTGAATGAACGCCTGGCCGCTTTCCTGGGCCGGGTCAAGTCTCTGGAAGAGTCCAACAAAGAGCTGGAGAGGCAGATCCGAGAGTGCGGCACCAGGAGCATCGTGGGCTTCGACTGGTCCATCTACGACCAGACCCTCAAACCCATCCAGAAGGAG ATTCTCGATGCTGTGTTGCAGAATTCCCAGATTGCACTGGAGATCGATAACGCTAAACTGGCAGCTGAAGACTTTAAGAACAA GTACGAATCCGAGCTGGCGCTGAAACAGTCTGTGGAGAATGATATTCTTGGACTCCGCCAACTGAAGGACAACTACCAGTCTTTACAGGCTTGTCTGGTGGATGAGATTGCTCAGCTGGAGGACGAGATTGCCTTCTTAAAGAAGGACCATGAAGAG CAACTGAGGAACCTGCGACAGCAGAAGACTTCAGATATCGATGTCCAAGTTGACACTGGTCCTTCTGTTGATTTGGCTGCGAAACTGCAGGAAATGAGAGATAGTTACGCCACGATTGCAGATCAGAATAAAAAAGATTTGGACAATTGGTACCAGGAGCAG GTACAGATCCAAGTCACACAGACCACACAGGCTAACCTGGCTTCTGATGGGGTGAAGGCTGAGCTTACTGAATTACATAATCAGTTGCAGGTCTTGGAAACTGACTATAGCTCCTTGCTCGGCGCT CTGAAGGGCCTGGAGAATAATCTGATGAACGTTGAGTCCAGATATGACATGGAGCTGCAGAAAGAACAGACAATAATTGCACAGCTCGAGGGAGAGCTGGGACGAATCAGGAGCAACATCCTTGCGCAGACAGAGGAATACAAGAATCTGCTGAACATCAAGATGAATCTGGAGAAGGAGATTCAGCAGTACAGGGTTCTTCTAAGTGGAGGCAGTGAAAG GGAAGGGCACAGAAGGAACAACTACGATTATCAC CACCACCAAGATGGAAAGAG AAAAACGTTGAAGTGA
- the LOC140468000 gene encoding keratin, type I cytoskeletal 18-like isoform X4, translating into MAGNYRTQSIYNSSGGSVRRSRPMQSSMSMYQFATRPSISTSVYSGGMGIGVGSGAGYSSTSLALGRSAGGLASSSSAMLLGGSALTSNEKNTLQNLNERLAAFLGRVKSLEESNKELERQIRECGTRSIVGFDWSIYDQTLKPIQKEILDAVLQNSQIALEIDNAKLAAEDFKNKYESELALKQSVENDILGLRQLKDNYQSLQACLVDEIAQLEDEIAFLKKDHEEQLRNLRQQKTSDIDVQVDTGPSVDLAAKLQEMRDSYATIADQNKKDLDNWYQEQVQIQVTQTTQANLASDGVKAELTELHNQLQVLETDYSSLLGALKGLENNLMNVESRYDMELQKEQTIIAQLEGELGRIRSNILAQTEEYKNLLNIKMNLEKEIQQYRVLLSGGSEREGHRRNNYDYHKNVEVKTLCGIFLETRHNSYPSRGFCWSLGNVGYLIATFLPPLLSF; encoded by the exons ATGGCAGGGAATTATCGAACCCAGTCCATCTACAACAGCAGCGGCGGCAGTGTCCGCCGTTCGAGACCCATGCAATCCTCAATGAGCATGTATCAGTTTGCAACCAGACCATCCATCTCTACCTCGGTCTACAGCGGGGGCATGGGCATCGGAGTGGGCTCGGGGGCCGGCTACAGCAGCACCTCCCTGGCTCTCGGCCGCTCGGCCGGCGGGCTGGCTTCTTCTAGCAGCGCGATGTTGCTGGGTGGCAGCGCCCTGACATCCAACGAGAAGAACACCCTGCAGAACCTGAATGAACGCCTGGCCGCTTTCCTGGGCCGGGTCAAGTCTCTGGAAGAGTCCAACAAAGAGCTGGAGAGGCAGATCCGAGAGTGCGGCACCAGGAGCATCGTGGGCTTCGACTGGTCCATCTACGACCAGACCCTCAAACCCATCCAGAAGGAG ATTCTCGATGCTGTGTTGCAGAATTCCCAGATTGCACTGGAGATCGATAACGCTAAACTGGCAGCTGAAGACTTTAAGAACAA GTACGAATCCGAGCTGGCGCTGAAACAGTCTGTGGAGAATGATATTCTTGGACTCCGCCAACTGAAGGACAACTACCAGTCTTTACAGGCTTGTCTGGTGGATGAGATTGCTCAGCTGGAGGACGAGATTGCCTTCTTAAAGAAGGACCATGAAGAG CAACTGAGGAACCTGCGACAGCAGAAGACTTCAGATATCGATGTCCAAGTTGACACTGGTCCTTCTGTTGATTTGGCTGCGAAACTGCAGGAAATGAGAGATAGTTACGCCACGATTGCAGATCAGAATAAAAAAGATTTGGACAATTGGTACCAGGAGCAG GTACAGATCCAAGTCACACAGACCACACAGGCTAACCTGGCTTCTGATGGGGTGAAGGCTGAGCTTACTGAATTACATAATCAGTTGCAGGTCTTGGAAACTGACTATAGCTCCTTGCTCGGCGCT CTGAAGGGCCTGGAGAATAATCTGATGAACGTTGAGTCCAGATATGACATGGAGCTGCAGAAAGAACAGACAATAATTGCACAGCTCGAGGGAGAGCTGGGACGAATCAGGAGCAACATCCTTGCGCAGACAGAGGAATACAAGAATCTGCTGAACATCAAGATGAATCTGGAGAAGGAGATTCAGCAGTACAGGGTTCTTCTAAGTGGAGGCAGTGAAAG GGAAGGGCACAGAAGGAACAACTACGATTATCAC AAAAACGTTGAAGTGAAGACTCTGTGTGGCATCTTCCTGGAAACCCGACACAACTCTTATCCGTCGCGTGGTTTCTGCTGGAGTCTTGGGAACGTGGGCTATTTGATTGCAACATTTCTCCCTCCGCTTTTATCCTTCTGA